The nucleotide window AACTGCTTCCCTATCCAACCGCACAACATTCGCAAAGTAGTTCAATTCGATTTGATAACCTTGAACTCGTTCAAGCATCCGAGAAAACGCTCAGATCCATTAGAGGCAACAGAATATCAATGATATTTCAAGAGCCAATGACATCTCTAAATCCCTTGCACACCGTTGAGAAGCAAATTGGCGAAGTCTTTCTCCTTCATGAAAGGCTAAACAAACGCCAAGCCAGAGCGAGAGTAATTGAGCTACTTGAGTTAGTCAAAATACCCAACCCGAGCGAAAGGCTAGAGTCCTACCCGCATCAATTGTCAGGCGGGCAAAGACAACGTGTAATGATTGCAATGGCGCTAGCAAATAAACCAGATCTTTTAATTGCGGATGAACCCACTACCGCCGTGGATGTCACGGTACAAGCGCAACTTCTCGAACTACTACAATCATTACAAAAAAAACTCGGCATGGCGATACTTCTAATTACCCATGACTTAAGGGTAGTCTCAAAAATGGCAAGTCGCGTATATGTCATGAAACAGGGAGAAATCGTAGAAGCTGGAACAGTTGATGCTACATTTTCGAACCCGCAACATGATTACACCAGAATGCTAATCAACTCAAAGCCATCTGGTCATCCTGAACCTATCTCTCACTCTGCGGATGAAGTAGTCCACGTCGACAACCTCCGCGTTTGGTTTCCAATCAAACGTGGGCTCTTCCGTAAACCTGTTGGCTACATCAAAGCAGTAGATGACATTAACTTTTCGATAAAAAAAGGGGAGACACTAGGGCTCGTCGGAGAAAGCGGGTCGGGGAAAAGCTCTCTAGGAATGGCTTGTTTGAGATTAATTGATAGCATTGGAAACATTAATATTGCTAATCAAAAAATCGACCAACTTACCCAAAGAGCGCTAAAGCCATATCGTAAAAATGTACAAATAGTGTTCCAAGATCCCTTCGGAAGTCTCAGCCCTAGAATGACGATCGGTCAAATTATTTCGGAAGGCCTGGTACTGCATAGGGTTGCACAAACTCCAGACATACTTGATCGAATGATCAAAACTGCGCTCGAAGAAGTAGGATTATCTGCAGAAATGCGGTATCGGTACCCGCACGAATTTTCTGGTGGTCAACGACAACGAATATCGATAGCCAGAGCGATCTCACTCAAACCAAAATTTATTGTGCTAGACGAACCAACTTCTGCGCTGGATCTATCAATACAAGCTCAAATCATTGCATTACTCCGTGACTTACAGAAGAAGTATGCCATCTCTTATTTATTCATCAGTCATGACTTAAACGTTGTCAAAGCAATATCGCATCGAGTCATGGTCATGCAAGCAGGCAAGATAGTGGAAGAAGGTTCGGTCGAGACAATCTTTGAGCGACCAACCCAAAATTATACAAAAACTTTGCTAGCCGCTTCGTTAGAGCTTTCCTCAAAGTAACGGGAACACATCCCAATACAACAAAGTATTCCTACAGTCGGGCCCTTCATATTCTCTTTAAATTAGCTATTTAAGCGCTTTAAATCGCACTATCACTTTCTTCAGAACTTAAAACCTCCTTAGAATCGAGTTCTATGCCCTTAATAATTTTTATGCGCTCCGGATAAACTTCACTTTGCTCTGGAATTGGATCAATTTCCGATAGAGTTCTGAAATAAAACAGATAACCCGCCATCAGCAGATTCAGCACAATCAAAAAATAGCCTAGCTTCCTAGCCACGTTGAGTTATTTTCCCGCGTTTAAACCACTTTAAAATCATCATTAGTCCCCCTATAGACTCAGCGCTATTTTTACGAGACCCAAAAAAATCAAATCTTCTCTCTTTATAAATGACCTTACAAAACCATCTTTAAACTTAAAAGCGGCCCCACCAGACAATACAATTTGCACATTGCCGTATCCCGCAACTTCCATATCATCACAGAAAGACTCTACTGCTTTACAGGTTGCCTTAATAGCACCGGAAGTGATCGCATCTCGAGTAGAAACGGGGAATATGCTTAGCTCTCCCTCAGCTTCGGCTAGTTTATCCGTGCTTGAACTAAGAGATCGATGAATCAAATCATAACCAGGAATAATCAGCCCCCCTAGAAAAACACCCGCGCTGGTTAAGCCATGTATCGTCGTAGCTGTACCTGCGCATACCGCAACAACATTACCTAAATTTAATGATTTGGCACCTATAACTGCTGCCCAACGGTCGGGGCCCAAATGATGAGGGATCGAGTAGGAATTCTTAACGCCACATTGCTCCTTATTCGCTTCCACCCAATAGGGCTGGACGTTCCAGACGGAAATGGTAGACTCTACAACCGACGCCACCCTAGATCCTGCTACGTTCGAAATCACGATTTTCGTAGGTACAGAAAGATCTGACCAATATAAGGATAATTTATCTATTGCTGCGAGAGGGCACTGGCCTTGAACTACCCATCCGTCTCCTGCAGTCGTTGCCCACTTTACTTGCGTGTTACCAATATCAACAACTAATATCATTGTCAGCGCTACAACCTCTTAACTTAATCTTTATGGACTATAACCGATGAGGGCTATACGTTAAATCGAATTACACCAGAAATAAACCGTCTCACTTTCCCAGCAACTTTCAAAATTAAAGCCCCCTCAGCATCAACATCTAAAATATCACCATCAAGTTGCTGCCCATCTGGTAGAACAAAAGATATCCTTTGATTGTGGTATGCGTGCAATTGGCACCACTCTTGACGAAAAAAATCAAAACCATCGGTAAAATACTGCTCTAGCATCCCATCCAGCTCCAAAATAAGATTCCCAAGAAGTACATTCCGATCAATACGAAAACCCAAATCATATAAATCTGTAACGGGTTGATCAATCTCATTCATAAGTATTTTTGGAATACAAATATTAATACCAATGCCGATTACTATATGGTACTGCCCACCCACCAAGACGGACTCAGTTAATACACCAGCTAATTTCTTACCATGACACAAAACATCATTTGGCCATTTTAGTCGGCAGTCAATATTGGCAATAGTGTTTAAGGAACGAACGATAGCCAAACCGACCACCAACGGTACGGTCGAAATGCCCTTCTGAGTATCCTCAGAGGAAATACTACGTAAAATTGAAAATGTTAGAGATCCTCCGGGAATTGACAGCCACGATCTACCTTTCGTGCCACGCCCTGCGGTTTGAGTTTCCGCAATTTGAATCAATCTGTCCTGCGCGGAGCCGGATCGAATCACATTCAATAAGTCATCATTAGTGGAGCCCGTCTCCGAAACCACGTTAAGAACAAACCGATCAGGAAAAACCCCAAGCCTCGCGCGAATCTTGTCGACACATAACAACTCTGACACCTGATTGAATCCAACCATATCATTGTTAAATCGCTCAATAAAAATAGAGCCCTCGTTGATTCGGTCAATTTCAACCTCAAGCGACTCCGAGCTAATTCCGAGTCGCTGGGCCAAAGACTTTATAGAAAAGTGGCCTGTCAATGAGAGAATAGACATAATTTCCGCAGACAAACTCATAGGGCTTCAAACATTAAATATCAATAGTTAGAAACGTCTTTCCTGTCGTAGAACATAAAGCTAACGAAATTATCACCCCTTGTTCTACAACTTCTCCAACTGGTAACCAAATGCTGTTTATTAGCGATTTAGTGTCTGAGCATATTGCCAGATATTCGAGTCTCGAGCTAAGGGATATATACAAGTTACTGCACCAGAGCGCTAAATGGCACGATTGACTTACCATTAAACTACAACAACACGACCCAATTCCTTGAGGGAGTGCCCATAACAATTACTCGACACCGAAGCATTCAGAAACCTTCAAAGAGCAATAGCATCCCAATTATCGAATGGTACATCTTGATTTTTAGGCCTACGGCGAGCTTGATGCTAGTGATGCATTGCATCCTGACAAGAGACGCGGAGACCAATAACCGAGTTTTAAGCAACTAAGGTAGAATTCACAACCTGAAAACTATTACGGCTTTAATGTCATGATCGCTGGAATAAGTTACTGATCCAACCCTTACAATCAAACCCATTATTGGAAAATAGTGAAAGATAAAACACCACCTTCCGGCAGTAACTTCATTAAGTCAATCATCGATAACGATCTCAAAGCTGAGGCTTTCAAAAAAAGACGTTGGCGTGGGAAACCTGGAACTCTATCTGAACAACAAAACGCCAACATGGATTCGGCGAAAATACGAACGCGCTTCCCCCCTGAACCTAATGGTTATCTACACATCGGACATGCGAAATCAATCTGCCTAAACTTCGGTCTTGCGAAAGAATATGGTGGCGTCTGTCATCTGAGATTTGATGATACGAACCCATCAACCGAGGAAAGTGAATATGTAGATTCAATCCGTGACTCCATAAAGTGGCTTGGATTTGATTGGAGCGGCCACGAATATTTTTCATCAGATTATTTTGACCATCTTTATGAATTTGCTGTGATGTTAATTAACGCAGAGTTAGCCTACGTTGATTCGCTGAACGCAGATGAAATGCGCGAATACCGCGGAACGCTCACCGAGGCTGGGAAAAATAGTCCATTTCGAACTAGATCAATAGACGAAAATTTAATGCTGTTTCAAGAAATGAGGGCTGGCAAACATACTGATGGAATGCATGTGCTGAGATTGAAAATTGACATGGCAAGCCCTAATATCAATCTCAGAGACCCAGTTGCCTACAGAATCAAGCACGTCACACATCACAGGACGGGTAATTCATGGCCGATTTATCCGAGCTACGATTTCACTCATGGTATATCGGATGCTCTCGAAAACATCTCACATTCAATTTGCACACTTGAGTTTGAAGATCATCGACCACTCTACAATTGGCTCAACCAGAAATTATTACAACTGGGATTCCTCCAAGGACCCTTACCCCAACAAATAGAATTTGCTCGACTAAATCTTTCTCATGTTGTTCTCTCAAAGAGAAAGTTAATCCAACTTGTCAAAGATAAACATGTGGATAGCTGGGATGATCCCCGAATGCCAACCTTGGTTGGGGTCAGTCGTCGCGGATACCCTCCCCAAGGCTTACACCTATTCACTGACCGCATTGGAGTATCCAAAGCTGATTCTTGGATTGATTATTCAATCCTTGAGGATTGTATGCGTGAAACACTCAACGAATCATCTCTCCGTAAAGTTGCTGTTCTTAATCCAATCAAGCTAATTATTGAAAACTTCGATATGGATCATACGGAAATATGTCACGCGCCCAACCATCCGCAACACAAAGAGCTCGGGTCGCGAGACGTTACGCTCTCTAGGGAGCTGTGGATAGAACGAGAAGACTTCTCAGAAGATCCACCCAAAGGATATTTTCGATTATTCGTTGGAAATACTATTCGTTTACGTTATGGCTATGTTGTGAAATGCACAGGATTTGATACAGATGAACGAGGATTAGTAAAAACAGTTTTTTGCGAATACTTCCCCGACTCAAAGTCTGGAACCGATGGCGCAGACAACTACAAAGTCAAAGGGAATATTCACTGGGTAGATGCTAACACTTCAATCAAAGCTGATGTCATACTGTATGACCGCTTGTTTTCAGTAGAGCGGCCTGGACAGACTGGGGACTTCATCAACGATTTAAATCCCAAATCCAAGACAATCATTGAAGTTCAAATCGAGAGTTCGGCTGCCCAAGCCAAAAGCGGCGACTGTTTCCAATTTGAACGACATGGATACTTTACAGTAGACCTTTCGAGTACTACACAAAACCTAGTATTTAATCGGACAGTTACACTTAGGGATGGCTGGAAAAAATGAAAGCTTATTTGTCTGAAGAGTAGGCTCAAAACACGCTCTGTGTGCTAAGCAACTAACCTATACTGCCACCTCACACCCTTAATTAAGAAATCGTTTCCTTCGAAAAATCTTTAGCTCTCGCGTAGACACATCCACGTGCTTTATACACAGAGATAAGCTAATATCTTTGAGTTTACTGCTTATCTAAAATAAAAATTTTTGTAATCACAAGTTAATATGCGAGAGAAGTAATGACGATTAAAGGGTATGACGCTTTTCTAGATTGCCTTTCATCAGAGGGGGTCAATTATCTTTTTGGAAACCCTGGCACGACCGAATTAGCCATTATGGAGGCGCTGGGGAAACAAAGTAATATTGAGTATGTCCTTGGTTTACAAGAAAGTATTGTTGTCGCCATGGCTGATGGATTCGCTCGCGCATCAGGAAAACTTGCCGTAGCCAATGTCCACGTCGCCCCTGGTCTTGGTAATGCGATGGGCTCAATTTACAATGCAAAATTTTATGGATCTCCTGTACTCATCACAGCAGGGCAACAGGAACAGGGACATGGCCTCACTGAACCGATGCTCTACGACCCACTGGTTCCCATTGCTCAACCGCTCGTAAAATGGGCCATTGAGTGCACGAGAATTCAAGATTTACCACGCATCATCCATCGGGCGGTAAAAATAGCGCTCACACCTCCCATGGGACCGGTCTTCTTAAGCTTGCCTGGAGATGTATTGGATGCATCTGCCGATATTGAAATAGGCAAATCGACTCGCATAAATACACAAGTCCTGCCTAACTTAGAAACGCTCCAAGAGCTGTCAAAAGCAATCTTGGGTGCGGAAAACCCAGCCATCGTTGCCGGCCACGAAGTCGCATCAACAAACGCACTAGACGAAGCTGGAGATTTAGCTCTGACGATCGGGGCCGCCGTCTTCCAGCAAACCGTCCCTTACTCTGCACAGTTCAAAAGTGAGCACTCCGCATTCCTAGGCGCATTATCACGCAATCAATCCATATGCCGACAGCAACTGGAAGCACACGACCTTGTTATCTTTTTAGGATCCGATGTCCTCAGAATGTCTGTTTTCAGTAAAATTGACCCGCTACCAAACCACATTAAAATAGTACAAATTGGAGAGCGAGATTGGGAACTGGGGAAGAACTACCCTGCTGAATTCGCGATTAGAGCTCACGTGAAAGAAACCACAAAAGCTCTTACCAACCTATTAAAAAACACAATGGATGGTGGCCAAAAATCTAAGGCTGCACAACGTATATCTGAAATTAAGAATCGAAATTGGTCAGCACAGCGTCCTCAAAGAATCGCCCAGGCGAGCACTTTCGATAAGGTCAAACCAATCAATTCACTAAAACTTGTGATGGAGTTAGTCAAATCGATCCCAGAAAACTGCATCGTCCTTGAAGAGGCATTAAGCACGTCAGCAAATCTACTCAACTATTTAGCATTGAAGGATCATCAAGGGTTTTTTGGTCTTGCCTCTGGCGGCATTGGGTTTGCGATGGCGGGTGCAATCGGGGTCTCACTCGCACTTCCTGACCGACCTGTTGTGGCGTTAGTCGGAGATGGCAGCTCTATGTACAGCATCCAAGCGTTATGGACTGCGGCTCACCTAAACCGTCCCATTACTTACGTAATACCCAATAATCAAGGATACAAAATAATCAAGCAGAGACTAATGTCTTTTAGGGGGACGGACAAATATATTGGTATGGACCTCACGCATCCAACAATAGACTACGTGAAACTCGCCGAATCTATGGGAGTGCAAGCAAGTCGCATACATGATCCTGCCGATTTAAACAATGCTCTTACACTCGCAACCCGAAGCAATAAAACAAGTGTAATAGAAGTGGTTATGTCGCCAGATATAAACAGTTAAGGATAGGTCAATGCCTCTAAACACCCGTCAATTAACTGAAAACCTCGGCGTGGAAATTATAGGGCTGGATCTATCCAAAATACTAGACGAAAAGGTTCTTCAGGAAATTCAAGACCTTTTTGTTGAGTATCACTTGCTATATTTTGGACAACAAAATCTATCTTCAGCGGCACATATTCAGTTCGGTCAAAACTTTGGCGAGCTGCAGATCCACGTTATGAACCAGTACCATGAATCTGCATATCCGGAGCTTTATAGATTGTCCAACATTGGTGAGGATGGCAAACCGAACGGCATTTTCCCTGATCAAGGAACGCACGCTTGGCACACTGATGCATCTTGGCAAGAATATACGGGTCAGGCGACTATTATCTACTGTGAAGTAGCCGCATCTGCAGGCGGAGATACCCATTTTGCCGACATGTACGGCGCATACGACCGCCTTTCGAACGAATGGAGAAAAAAATTAAAAGGTAAGCGAGCTGCGCATAGTCTCCACTTCTCAAGAAACCGTCGGCACGGCCATCAACCGTTAACCAATGAACAACGCGATTCCACACCGACAGTTGATCATCCCATTTTCAGAACACATCCAGCGACACACAAAAAATCCGTATTTCTAGGTGATCATGCGGAACACATCATTGGCTTGCCTTATGAAACAGGAAGAGAATGGATTGATGAACTAAACCAGTTAATAGTTCATGATGACTTGACATACAAGCATAAGTGGAAAAAAGGGGACTTTCTCGTTTGG belongs to Pseudomonadota bacterium and includes:
- a CDS encoding ABC transporter ATP-binding protein encodes the protein MTSPLLSISNLDVSFNQGDTHTIAVKNVSMDVYRGETVALIGESGSGKSVTALSALQLLPYPTAQHSQSSSIRFDNLELVQASEKTLRSIRGNRISMIFQEPMTSLNPLHTVEKQIGEVFLLHERLNKRQARARVIELLELVKIPNPSERLESYPHQLSGGQRQRVMIAMALANKPDLLIADEPTTAVDVTVQAQLLELLQSLQKKLGMAILLITHDLRVVSKMASRVYVMKQGEIVEAGTVDATFSNPQHDYTRMLINSKPSGHPEPISHSADEVVHVDNLRVWFPIKRGLFRKPVGYIKAVDDINFSIKKGETLGLVGESGSGKSSLGMACLRLIDSIGNINIANQKIDQLTQRALKPYRKNVQIVFQDPFGSLSPRMTIGQIISEGLVLHRVAQTPDILDRMIKTALEEVGLSAEMRYRYPHEFSGGQRQRISIARAISLKPKFIVLDEPTSALDLSIQAQIIALLRDLQKKYAISYLFISHDLNVVKAISHRVMVMQAGKIVEEGSVETIFERPTQNYTKTLLAASLELSSK
- a CDS encoding type III pantothenate kinase, encoding MILVVDIGNTQVKWATTAGDGWVVQGQCPLAAIDKLSLYWSDLSVPTKIVISNVAGSRVASVVESTISVWNVQPYWVEANKEQCGVKNSYSIPHHLGPDRWAAVIGAKSLNLGNVVAVCAGTATTIHGLTSAGVFLGGLIIPGYDLIHRSLSSSTDKLAEAEGELSIFPVSTRDAITSGAIKATCKAVESFCDDMEVAGYGNVQIVLSGGAAFKFKDGFVRSFIKREDLIFLGLVKIALSL
- a CDS encoding biotin--[acetyl-CoA-carboxylase] ligase; translated protein: MSLSAEIMSILSLTGHFSIKSLAQRLGISSESLEVEIDRINEGSIFIERFNNDMVGFNQVSELLCVDKIRARLGVFPDRFVLNVVSETGSTNDDLLNVIRSGSAQDRLIQIAETQTAGRGTKGRSWLSIPGGSLTFSILRSISSEDTQKGISTVPLVVGLAIVRSLNTIANIDCRLKWPNDVLCHGKKLAGVLTESVLVGGQYHIVIGIGINICIPKILMNEIDQPVTDLYDLGFRIDRNVLLGNLILELDGMLEQYFTDGFDFFRQEWCQLHAYHNQRISFVLPDGQQLDGDILDVDAEGALILKVAGKVRRFISGVIRFNV
- a CDS encoding glutamine--tRNA ligase/YqeY domain fusion protein produces the protein MVKDKTPPSGSNFIKSIIDNDLKAEAFKKRRWRGKPGTLSEQQNANMDSAKIRTRFPPEPNGYLHIGHAKSICLNFGLAKEYGGVCHLRFDDTNPSTEESEYVDSIRDSIKWLGFDWSGHEYFSSDYFDHLYEFAVMLINAELAYVDSLNADEMREYRGTLTEAGKNSPFRTRSIDENLMLFQEMRAGKHTDGMHVLRLKIDMASPNINLRDPVAYRIKHVTHHRTGNSWPIYPSYDFTHGISDALENISHSICTLEFEDHRPLYNWLNQKLLQLGFLQGPLPQQIEFARLNLSHVVLSKRKLIQLVKDKHVDSWDDPRMPTLVGVSRRGYPPQGLHLFTDRIGVSKADSWIDYSILEDCMRETLNESSLRKVAVLNPIKLIIENFDMDHTEICHAPNHPQHKELGSRDVTLSRELWIEREDFSEDPPKGYFRLFVGNTIRLRYGYVVKCTGFDTDERGLVKTVFCEYFPDSKSGTDGADNYKVKGNIHWVDANTSIKADVILYDRLFSVERPGQTGDFINDLNPKSKTIIEVQIESSAAQAKSGDCFQFERHGYFTVDLSSTTQNLVFNRTVTLRDGWKK
- a CDS encoding thiamine pyrophosphate-binding protein; translation: MTIKGYDAFLDCLSSEGVNYLFGNPGTTELAIMEALGKQSNIEYVLGLQESIVVAMADGFARASGKLAVANVHVAPGLGNAMGSIYNAKFYGSPVLITAGQQEQGHGLTEPMLYDPLVPIAQPLVKWAIECTRIQDLPRIIHRAVKIALTPPMGPVFLSLPGDVLDASADIEIGKSTRINTQVLPNLETLQELSKAILGAENPAIVAGHEVASTNALDEAGDLALTIGAAVFQQTVPYSAQFKSEHSAFLGALSRNQSICRQQLEAHDLVIFLGSDVLRMSVFSKIDPLPNHIKIVQIGERDWELGKNYPAEFAIRAHVKETTKALTNLLKNTMDGGQKSKAAQRISEIKNRNWSAQRPQRIAQASTFDKVKPINSLKLVMELVKSIPENCIVLEEALSTSANLLNYLALKDHQGFFGLASGGIGFAMAGAIGVSLALPDRPVVALVGDGSSMYSIQALWTAAHLNRPITYVIPNNQGYKIIKQRLMSFRGTDKYIGMDLTHPTIDYVKLAESMGVQASRIHDPADLNNALTLATRSNKTSVIEVVMSPDINS
- a CDS encoding TauD/TfdA family dioxygenase; the encoded protein is MPLNTRQLTENLGVEIIGLDLSKILDEKVLQEIQDLFVEYHLLYFGQQNLSSAAHIQFGQNFGELQIHVMNQYHESAYPELYRLSNIGEDGKPNGIFPDQGTHAWHTDASWQEYTGQATIIYCEVAASAGGDTHFADMYGAYDRLSNEWRKKLKGKRAAHSLHFSRNRRHGHQPLTNEQRDSTPTVDHPIFRTHPATHKKSVFLGDHAEHIIGLPYETGREWIDELNQLIVHDDLTYKHKWKKGDFLVWDNRCLMHRVENYDASKEGRTIRRCTVIDPIRPR